CTGTCTGTATGTATTAAAGTTGATTCTCATATTTTTAGCGTATTCAATAACCGCAAGGTCTATCAGATCCATCCCTTCTTCCCGGGATGCTAAGGCTGCTATGGCAGCAACATCCTCTTTTTTATACCCGGAAAAAGGTATGCTGTCAGTAACCGATAATCTGTTCTGTGTAATCGTTCCGGTCTTGTCAAGGCAGAGGACGTCAATCGAAGCAGCATCTTCGATGGAGTCAAGCCTGGTTACCAGAGCTCCCTTTTTTGCAAGCTCCATTGCACCCACGGCCTGGACTATGGTGAGGACTGCCGGAAGGGCAACAGGAACCGCTCCCATGAGAAAGATAACAGCGAGGGTAAGAACCGTTACAAGATGCTCCTGAATATGCATCACTAAACCGTATACCAGAACCAGAATCAATGCGGCTATGCCAAGATACATCATGTATTTGATTATGGACATCATTACTTCCTGCTGATGGGACTTTGGTTTTGCTATTTTGACCAGTTCAGCGGTTTTACCAAAATATGTATTTGCTCCTGTATTAACCACCAGGCATCTGGACTCTCCCCTCTTTACCACTGAGCCTGAATAGACAATATCTCTTTGATGGGAATTTACCGGAAGGGACTCTCCTGTCAGGGCTGATTGATCAATAGATAATTCTCCACCCACAATCTTAGCATCAGCAGGTACTACATCGCCAAGCCTGACAGCAATAACATCACCGGGCACGATCTCTCTTGCCTCTTTCATTATCCATTTCCCATCCCGCAGCGCCTTTGCCTGAATGGCTAACTTTTTCTTTAAAAGCTCCACTGCCCTTTGAGAACCCCGTGAGTGCATGTGGCCTATGATGGCGTTTACCGTGAGAAGCACAAAGATTATTATCCCTTCAAAATAATGTCTCAATATGAATGAAAGGACCATTGCCAGTTCCAGCAGCCATGGCATCGGGCCCCAGTAGCGCAGCAGAAATTCTAAGAAGGGGTTCTTCTTTTTCTCTGCTATTTCGTTATACCCGAATATCTTAAGTCTATTCCCAACTTCAGGCTCCGTAAGACCATCTACTGATGTATCCAGGAATTTAAGAGTCTCCTCTAAGGAGATTTTTTTATACTCAGACGTGTTTCTAACTTTTAAATCCATAAAAGACCTCTCTCTATCTTATCTGCAACAGGCATTGCAAAACCGGTTCCCCGTTTTATTGCCTTTTCTTAATCTATTCCTTTGTAAGATCCCTCTTCATGTTTTCGAATTCTTCTTTCGTTATCTCTCCTTTTGCATATCGTCTCTTGATAATATGAAGCGGGGATTCGCCATAAGTTCCCTTTTTCTTGCGGCCGCTAACCAAAATTACAAGATGGACAATCCCCAGGATAACCAATACCGAGAAGATGATTATAAACAACCATCCAAACTCCATTCCACGTTCATAAATTCGCCAGTACATAACCTTTGCCTCCTTTAACTATAGCAAACTCATTAGGTATCGTTACATCGCCATTGCGAGCGATGCAAAGCAATCCCGTAAAACCGTATTCAGTTTTATCGCACTTAGTCTTTTAATCATCCTCCCAGCAACACAACAAATTATACTAATTCATCGTTATGCCCTCAACTGGCTTATAAAGAAATAAATGGAAAAAACTACCATAACGATGCCGTAGAGCAGCATGACTGTTTTTGATCTGGTCCTGATGTCCAGCCGTGCGCCAATATATGCCATCGGGATCACTCCAATGGCCATGAAAGTGCTTATCGTCATATCTATATGACCGAGATAGTAATGTATGATGCTCCCCGGAAGGGCCATTACAGCCACTGTGAGAAGTGACGTGGCTATCGCCTCCTTTATTTTCATACGGAAGAAAACGACATAGGCTGGCACAAGAAATATACCACCTCCGTTGGCAAGAACCCCCGATAGAATACCGATGACGGCAACAACGGCAACTATGTAATACGCCGGTGGCGGGGAAAAAGTTTTTCCCAATGCAAAGGTCTTTTCCGTAATATTTTTGATTATAAAATCAACCCCAACAAGGCAGAGCACAACAGCCGTCAGGAGCATGAGGAACTTCCCTGAAAGATAGGCAGTAAGATAAGAGCCCAAAACCATTCCTGGTACCCCTACAATAAGGCTGTAAAGGGCAATCCTGAAATTGACCAGATGCTCTCTTTTGTAAGCAAAAGAGGCAATGGTAGAAGTCAAGACCGCCAACGGCAAAGGTGTCCCCAGAGCGATAAGCGGTGGAAGGTCAAGGAACGTCCTGAGCACCGGTGTGTCGACACTGCTGCCTCCGATGCCGAAAAAGGCTGATAAAAACCCAGTGATGCAGCCGATAATAATCGCCTCAAAATTCACATTATCCTGCGCTTAGACATCATAGTGATAACAGATAAATATTACTCGGTGTTTTCAATCCACCCTGCTAAATCCATAGCCGGCGTATATATCCTGAGCCTGCCTGCCCTTCATGAAGTCAAGAAATGCCTCTGCCGCAACTTTGTGCTGCACGGTCTTCTCTACAATCGCAATAAAATATGTGCCGCTCTGGTTCTGTGCTTCCGGTATGGTTACATAGCCCAGAGGGCTTCCTATCCTCTTCTGGTAGAGTGCTTCGCTGATCCATACCGGCCCGGCATCCGCCTTTCCATCCATGAGAAGAAGGAGAGTCTGGCGGTGGTGAATCCGGGTGAGAAAGGTCTCCCCATTGGTCACCTTTTCCCCCATCACAGTCTCTACAAGTTCAGGCCCTCCTGTTTTCTCCATGGCCTTGAGAATCAGGCGGCCAACCCCCTCAGCCTCAGGATTGGGCATAACCACCCGCACTCCCGGACGTCCTAAATCCTGCCAGTCTATAATGCCCCTTGGGTTACCTTCAGGTACCATGATGGCCAGATGGTTTTTTGCGTAAGGGACATACTCCTTGATAAAACCGTCTTTTAACAGGGACTCCATCTCCTCTCTGCCTGCCGTATAGATATCTGGTGGCACGCTGATAACTAACTCCCCCACCCTTATTGCACCGTGGCGGATCTGCTGCAAGAGTATTCCTGGAGGGATGGTCTCATAAAAGATATTCTTGACTTCAGGATATCCCTGATAAAATGCAGCAAGCAATTCCTCCATCACCATCCACTGGTTGCCGCTCAGAAAGATAGCGAGATCGGCACGCAGGGGGTCTCCGTGCAGGTCAAGGACATTATCCACCGGAGGCACGGTTAATTCAATCTCTCCTGTGCTACGATCTAACATAACCCACCTTTCCTTTCTCCTCTGTTCATGGTTTCACATACGCATATCCTTCATGCTGTTTCTTTATGATCTCGGTTATCCCGGCAGGCCCTACCGAGACAAAGGAGGGAAGGTTCTCCTCGTTTATACAGACTGCGCCTCCCGAACACAACTTTTTTAACGAGTTTCTGCACGCAAGGAATTTCGCACCCTTTTCAGAAAGGCCTTTCATTGTCTCGACCTTTTCAGCATCAGCATAGGCAGCAACAGAAGGCCCGTTGGCAAGCACTGCCACATCCACATTATCCTTCCCGACATCGTTTATGAGATTCGCAATATTCCCGAAGGCG
The sequence above is a segment of the Nitrospirota bacterium genome. Coding sequences within it:
- a CDS encoding substrate-binding domain-containing protein, which encodes MLDRSTGEIELTVPPVDNVLDLHGDPLRADLAIFLSGNQWMVMEELLAAFYQGYPEVKNIFYETIPPGILLQQIRHGAIRVGELVISVPPDIYTAGREEMESLLKDGFIKEYVPYAKNHLAIMVPEGNPRGIIDWQDLGRPGVRVVMPNPEAEGVGRLILKAMEKTGGPELVETVMGEKVTNGETFLTRIHHRQTLLLLMDGKADAGPVWISEALYQKRIGSPLGYVTIPEAQNQSGTYFIAIVEKTVQHKVAAEAFLDFMKGRQAQDIYAGYGFSRVD
- a CDS encoding HAD-IC family P-type ATPase, producing the protein MDLKVRNTSEYKKISLEETLKFLDTSVDGLTEPEVGNRLKIFGYNEIAEKKKNPFLEFLLRYWGPMPWLLELAMVLSFILRHYFEGIIIFVLLTVNAIIGHMHSRGSQRAVELLKKKLAIQAKALRDGKWIMKEAREIVPGDVIAVRLGDVVPADAKIVGGELSIDQSALTGESLPVNSHQRDIVYSGSVVKRGESRCLVVNTGANTYFGKTAELVKIAKPKSHQQEVMMSIIKYMMYLGIAALILVLVYGLVMHIQEHLVTVLTLAVIFLMGAVPVALPAVLTIVQAVGAMELAKKGALVTRLDSIEDAASIDVLCLDKTGTITQNRLSVTDSIPFSGYKKEDVAAIAALASREEGMDLIDLAVIEYAKNMRINFNTYRQISYTPFNPSIKRTEAVVEADGRRFKAVKGAAQIVISMCRGMDEETIEKADITIEEFSRKGYRTIAVAQSEGDDLDNLKLMGLIPLSDPPRPDSKGMIEEARRLGVKPMMLTG
- a CDS encoding SHOCT domain-containing protein produces the protein MYWRIYERGMEFGWLFIIIFSVLVILGIVHLVILVSGRKKKGTYGESPLHIIKRRYAKGEITKEEFENMKRDLTKE
- a CDS encoding sulfite exporter TauE/SafE family protein, which translates into the protein MNFEAIIIGCITGFLSAFFGIGGSSVDTPVLRTFLDLPPLIALGTPLPLAVLTSTIASFAYKREHLVNFRIALYSLIVGVPGMVLGSYLTAYLSGKFLMLLTAVVLCLVGVDFIIKNITEKTFALGKTFSPPPAYYIVAVVAVIGILSGVLANGGGIFLVPAYVVFFRMKIKEAIATSLLTVAVMALPGSIIHYYLGHIDMTISTFMAIGVIPMAYIGARLDIRTRSKTVMLLYGIVMVVFSIYFFISQLRA
- a CDS encoding DsrE family protein — translated: MSKLKVLFHVNEVDRWDVAFGNIANLINDVGKDNVDVAVLANGPSVAAYADAEKVETMKGLSEKGAKFLACRNSLKKLCSGGAVCINEENLPSFVSVGPAGITEIIKKQHEGYAYVKP